The Nerophis ophidion isolate RoL-2023_Sa linkage group LG25, RoL_Noph_v1.0, whole genome shotgun sequence genomic sequence TTGGGTCTTCTACCGCTTCTTTACCCACTAGGTTGTAGTCTGTACCAATGGACAATCTCCCTAGATTGGGGtctttttctacctttttaatgTTCAGGCTATCTGAAAGCTCATCTATCTTAAAGTATTGTTTAGGAGAAGAATCCTCAGATGTGGAGCATGGCAGCACAGTTGCGATATGCCACTTCAGTGGCGGATCTCTGTGCACCACAAGCTTGTCGGCTTCAGGTAGAGACCACTGTGTCACACAGTTAAAATTGATGGTCTTGAGACTTGCATACTTTTCTTTGGTAGACATCTTTTCAACAACTGGGGTCTGTATTTTATCTGAACTCCGATACTGTGCATTATCTTTAATATTAGGTAATGCGTTCTTGTCATGCAAATGTGTCTGCATTTGGCCTACTTTCACATTGAGGTCTATCATCTCCTCTTTTACTGCTTGCCCTGCATCTGTTGTCTTATTCCATGTCAACCACTGGCTTGCACCTTTAGATCTAACCATCTTACAGTGTTTGTGAGCCAAAACATCTACTTTCTGTTTTTGTCGTATTTCAGAGCAAGCTATCCTCTGTTTTACACTGATTGTCCCAGTCGGCCTCTTATTTGAACCAATTGAGTTGATTCCCTTGTGTACAATGGCAATGTTCTCAAACCTTTCCATCAAGGAGGACAGCACAGTCCCTTTTCCAATTAGCCTTGATTTGGTTGCCTGCTGCTTCTGTGTCTTCATTCCTATTTCATTTTGCCCAGTCATGGCAAACTTGGCCACAATATCCGTCACAGTGTTGCCTCTCttcagtttttctgtttttcTTTCTGTGCTTCTCTTGCACATCCCGTGTCCATCATCTTGGTTGTGGTTCTCGACACCTGTTATTCTTCTGCTGAACAACAAAGTTCCTACCTCCCTTCTGTGGGTGATGGCAGGTTTGGGGGTGGATCTTGCGAATTTGGACTGGAGGATCCGGAATGTAGTGAGCCGTGGTATCAGGTCTTGTGCTCTTTCATTACCTGTACACTTAGTTTGATGtagctcttcttttttttcagacCAAGTCTTAGAAAACAATTTTGCATTCTCTCTTTTAGTCATTTCATCAGGGAGCTGAACCACTGGTACGTGACTTGTTTTGAGTCTGGTCTGCTCAGAAAATGTCTGGATCGTCCGAACAGTACAGTCCCTCGTTCTATTGGAGAAAGTTGGAAAAACATTATTCTCCGCATCTTTGCTTCTGGTAGCCCTGTTGGGTAGTTCCTGTGTCAGGTAATGCAGGAGGCTCTCCAGGATCCCTCGGAGTGCTGGCCGACAGTCACGGTCCCTTAGCAACTTCCTCAATATTCTCGCTTCAGGGCCGATACAGGCTTTCTGAGAATCTGGTCTACAGAGAATAGAGGATATGCAAAACTTAATCCACATGACTATGTACATATTAGCAGACATTAATAGCTTTCAAGTCAGGATGGAACGGTTAATAGAATCCAGGGTTTGTAATTTGTCATGGTTCTGTGGTGACGCCAAAACACCATGTATCCCAATAATCAGTTTGTGTACTTCCAAAAATAACTTAGGAAATTAAACTTAAAATGGCTCCTAAAGCTCTGACCCTTATTGCGTAAACAACGTAAACATGGGCATATTTTATGGTggatcaagtgaagtgaagtgaattatatttatatagcgcttttctcaagtgactcaaagcgctttacatagtgacacccaatatctaagttacatttaaagcagtgtgggtggcactgggagcaggtgggtaaagtgtcttgcccaaggatacaacggcagtggccaggatggcacaagcaggaatcgaacctgcaaccctcaagttgctggcacggccactctaccaaccgagctatggcgcCCCAAGTGCTTTTGCAATGTGCTGGAATCCCACTCTCTCCATCACAGCAAAAGGCGGCCAAGTAGGAGAACTTTCGTGTCTTTAGGAGTTTCGATAACAGTATTCACCCTGTCACTAAGAGACTGCCTAAAGGCTGCGGGCAGTGAATGTTTTTTCCGAGCTTCCCTACTCGACTCATTCCTTCCTGCACTGTCTTATTGGGGCGATGTCTCCGCAGATGACCTGATATGTTGGATGTGTTACAGACAGCTGTGTCAAACCGAGGGACCCTATCCCTGGACTACAGGAAGACACAAAGATGGCAAGGTCTGGGCACGGGTCTGGATCTGGGATCCCAACCACGCACCACCTTTGTCCAAAGTCTGGCCACTGATCAGAACAGGACGTTTACTCTCCAAACTGATTAGTAACACAAGGACAAAAGAACAAACCAATAATCTGAACTACACACGTGCTCTAATCAACCGAACAATTCGGATTTTTTTCACAAACCGTTCCATCCCCACTGTAAAGTAAAGGTAGACAGATCGTAGTCCTATGAGCTGTGTGTTTTATTTGAGTGTGGTAGTAACAGAGTGACTCAGCTGCCAGAACCATGACAAGGAGATAAGTAACAGAGTACTGAGTATATCCTGGAGTTTAATTATTTCCGTGTCTGTCTTGCATTACACAGAAGAATCAGAATCCATACGGAGTTATCTGTGTCAAATCTGGACTGGGGTGACAAAAAGTTTCTAGAACCTTTTCAGCTATGCCTCTACAATTGTAGAAAAAATGCATAACCACCAATGAAACATTAGAGTGTGACTGGTTGCTTCAGTCGCGGTATACAAAAACTCGCCATGACAAAGAGTGAATTAGTGTATGGTGAACAAATTAAAGGCCATATATGGTCACGGTATATCCCACAAATAATATATTCCAGTAAATTCATGTTTTTATTCTAAATGAATGCACTTTCACGTTTACACATGACATGTTCTAGCAGTTTAGTCTCGTTGAAGCGGCATTGATTAGTTCATTGATCATCCGGGTTAAAGGCGATGAAAGTATCCAGCAACGTGATTATTAAAAAGCGTCAAGAAGAGAAAGCAAGACAGACTTCAAATACAATATTTAAGTAGATTTTAATCATCACGATGTCAGGGTTATTTCACACGCTGTAACTAATCGGTCTGGTTAGTTGGAATTAAGATCACCAAGCACACTTCCTGGGAACATAACTGCTTATATACGTAACACTCAACGATTATGCACACATTACGGAATTGGCAGTTTGCTAGATTGCTCTCAAACCTAGTCATGTCATTAGTTGCTTTTAGATTAATATTCATTAGGCAATATCTTCCAATTAAGAGTAGGATTACTGTGTATTATGTTTTTCCTAGTGAagaatctagagcaggggtgtccaaattttttgAGCTTAGGGCTAAATTGAGCTAAAACATTTTGGTCGAGGGCCGAAAGTTGACTATGTGTAAATTAACTATATGTACATGgccaatacatatatatgtgtacatattatattattataattaatatgAAATGAATATAATTGGGtattgtgaaagtttgactcctactttgtttacttccgtggCGACCTCCTTAATGTTTtgtaatcagaaatatcaagccgCTAAAAGGCGCcgaacatggataagtgtggagactgttttgcatttttcccattatGATTTGGAATGGATTTAGATCGGTGTGATTTagaattttttatgttttgttttttttgtactatGACTAGGGatggttgtttgcattgggtcacatAAAAAAATTATTCGCAAACTTCCATTCAGTGCATAATAAATGTTCATTGACCTggattatacacatatatatatatatatatatatatatatatatatatatatatatatatatataattatatatatatcctaTATGTAGCCTATACATATATGTttcaatattatattaatataatggatatttAATTACTATTTGATATAATTGGACATTAAGAGAATGTGAAAgttcgactcctaccttgttAACTTTTTTgaagacctccttaaagttttgtaatcaaccaAGAAACATCAAGCACaaaaaatgcaccaaacatggataagtgtggagactGTTTTGCATTGTTCCCATGAGGCTTTTTAatgggatttaaatgggtgtaatttaaaaaaaaatgttatgatgCATGGACGTTTCTTAAAATATCCACAATATCAGTGGGCAGGTTgtttgttatgtgtgaccatgtctgttgacattttgtgtaggttggattttttttctatacatatatttttgttttgttgcgccatgactagagaaggttgtttgcattgggtcacatAGTGATTGCTGTGCAAACTTGCATTCAGAGCACAATTAAAGGTCATTGACCTggattatagatatatataaagtaactatatacacgcatatatagcctatacatatccatccatccatccatccatttcccaccgcttattccctttggggttgtggggcctatacatatatatgtgttgatattatattaatatgatatatatataattagtaatatatataattggatattaagagtatgtaaaagtttgactcctaccttgtatACTTCCTTGGCCACCTCCTTagagttttgtaatcaatcagaaatatcaagtcGTTAAAATGTAGCAAACATGGTTTAGTAttaagtgttttgcatttttcccattatgctttgtaatggatttaaattggTGTAATTTACAAATGTTTATGGTGCATGGACGTtctttataatatccacaatatCTTCGggtaggttgtgttatgtgtgaccatatcTGTTGACATTTGGAGTTggttggatttatttatttatttatttttgcaccatgactagggaaggtagtTTGCATTGGGTCAAGTAAGGACATGTTGCCAATTCAGAGCATAATTAAAGGTCATTGACTTGGATTGGTGACAATGTCCACTGGATGGTGACGTAATAACAGTATCAATACTGTCAGACTATTAAAATGACTACAATCTCCAGGTAAGTCGGATATTTTATTAAGCCTCATGGCCTTTCGCTGGTCAAATTGAAGACATATAtgctttggacacctctgatccAGAGAAAATGATGCAGTTCAAATGTTAGAAGTTAACACTATGCAATAAGGAATTAGAGTTAGTGTTGTCCCCGGTTGCTATAATTTATTTCTCCCCACAGCAATCTGATATAAAAGCTTTGattcatcttaaaactcatgcTATATGCTACGAGATACACTTTATGTGGACTAGATGCTGGTTAGATACATAAAGACAAATGTTGACGTAACCTTTTACACTTGCGTGATTAATTCAAGTCGGTGGTTTATAGATGGCAAGATCAAGGGTAGAAGAGTGAAGAAAGGACATGTTACTTTGGAAAGAGGATCTACCAACAAGGTCTAAAAGACGAGGGGTCTTTGGGCCGTGCAGTTCCTCTGATAGCCAGTAGGCAGCAGTTTTTACTTGTCTATGCTCTTCTCTGCAGATGCTGCTTTGTAAAGCGCCTCTCCAAGCTGCTCCAAGCGTTCCCTTTTGTCTAAATCCTGGTAGAGGCTGGAAGGAACTTGGTTGAGACCATACAGGAGGCCAAAGAGGCAGCCAGCGATGAGGCCTGTGGCTTCACCTGCCCCTAAAGTGAGAGACAAGACTCAATAAGCTGCTTCATTGATTGaagcttgtattagtagattgcacagtacagtacatattattagtagattgcacagtacagtacatattattagtagattgcacagtacagtacatattattagtagattgcacagtacagtacatattattagtagatggcacagtacagtacatattattagtagattgcacagtacagtacatattattagtagattgcacagtacagtacatattattagtagatgtcacagtacagtacatattattagtagattgcacagtacagtacatattattagtagattgcacagtacagtacatattagtagattgcacagtgcagtacatattattagtagattgtacagtacagtacatattattagtagattgcacagtacagtacatattattagtagattgcacagtacagtacatattattagtagattgcacagtacagtacatattattagtagattgcacagtacagtacatattattagtagattgcacagtacagtacatattccctacaattgaccactaaatgctaacaccccaataagtttatcaacttgtttaagtcggggtccacgttcgtcaattcatggtaaaggttGAGGATCTTGGTGACATGTGTGAGCAACTCACCTCCATGGAACATGGCTCTTCTGCAAAGTTGCGCCCAGTCGCTTCCTGCGATCAGGAGGGCATCGTAGGCTATCATCGGGGCATCATGTCCCCTCCGGCCAGCACGTCCCTCTGAACTCCATCGCTTGTACGTCTGCCCCCGCAGGAAGGCCAAGGTAAAGATGCTTCAATAAAAACAATGAAGGCTTTCAACAAAGACACTTACCTTATCTGTCTCGTCAGCGTCGTAGCGATTGTCAACCAAAGGTTTGTTCTGACCTTCTTTTTCCAGTCCCCTTTCTTCCAAGTAAAACTGCCACTTGGCCTCAAAGTAGAACCAGTTTTCCTGATATTCTTTACAGAAACATACACAGAAAATCAACCACCGTGTGTACTCAACTCTTAAACACTTTTGAGTCACTGATATGCAGCATAAGAATAACAACACCATGtttcaactacttccttattGTCTTTAAGACAAACAAACGTTTGATCAAAACAATGTCaataagttaaaaagttaaagtaccaatttgtggtgaaattattctctgcatttgacccatccccttgttcaccccctgggaggtgaggggagcagtgagcagcagcggtgccacgcccggaaccatttttggtgatttaacccccaattccaaccattgatgctgagtgccaagcaggaaggtaatggctcccatttttatagtctttggtatgacttgactggggtttgaactcacaacctacccatctcaaggtggacactctaaccactagtagtacacaataactaaacaaaagcaaaaacttctAACTAGTACACCGTCAGAACCTTTGGGTTTTACCCTCAAAGTGCCGCTGTGTCTAGTCAATTATTCCCAAGGTTTTAaactaggggtgtccaaactaaggCCCGCCAACATCTTCAAGGTGGCCTGTGAAATCCTCCTAAAAAACTGAATCTAATGCCAGCATAATGTTGCCAGCAAGTGGTCATTACGCCGAATTCAGGTCTATGACCTTTAACAACTTTGATCACACTTTAAAGTGCAGCATTCATTTATATGCCCCAATGCAGACaactttccctagtcatggtgcaaaaaataaaaatccaacgAACACACAAGGTGGACACACATGGTCACAAATAAcagcctgctcactgaacttggtggatacgattaaaaaaaagtccATTCACTGTAgaaattcaaaattacacccatttaaatccattacaaagcatgatgggaaaaccgCAAACCACTTTCCACACTTATCCAAGTTTCAGTTGACTTCTTCcgtgcattgatttctgtttccatagcagcccACGTCTGACTTCTGCCAACAaaagtgtgttcctacttccggaaagtGTTTTTCTAACCGTAGCAGTCTTGGTaaaagacaacaaagacgactatttccGGACAAATGAGGGTTTGCAACCctgtctttttgaagctgaatatacggagggtGAACTGCTGCTTCGAGAAGTGTGCAAGAGGAAGGGTGGgatgttggagcagacggaagccgagagagtgagatgagagtgAGATGAAACTGACTTTGGCGCtgtaaatgtggaatttgaagccaagATGTTTCGACATCAattgagtgcttacccaaataaaccggaaaacatggaccaaacgcacaactgtccatcgagtgagtcagactttatattgatcatgatacacgcagtaCGTCATGTGTGTTATCACAACTGCTGTACATACGTTGTATTTGCTAGTTGTGTACAAAGAAAACATGAGATAGTACTTTACACATTCTGTaaaatgattgttcatgtttttcacttagtacagattggtgttctatcacagtgttgtgcattaccaACTCAAACGCCTTTCGTGTTGTTGTAGAAGCtggcttatctcttgccgtagttagctctTACAGCTTCTACCAAACATGCCTGaagtgttactacgctagaaaaagagttcctcagtgttcactcttacaaaaACACTGTTGCTCCAGCTTGGTTTTCATTCAGGTTACAGCACTGTTGCTGACAACTTTTCATGCATTTCTAAAGCCATTAAGAGGCAGAGTTGATTGACagcattagctgcattgttagccacccaGGACAAGCCCACTTTTACATCTTCAAATGCAGAAATTACAAAAAGCTCATGATTGTGAAGGATAGTATCTTAAAGGAGGGAAGACctgattccagcaacacgtgcGCTTCAAACCGTGTCAAGTCAACCTTTCTTCACGTCACGGATGTCAAACTCCAGGCCCGGGGGTCAGttctagtggcctgccacatcattctagtggcctgccacatcattctagtggcctgccacatcattctagtggcctgccacttcattctagtggcctgccacttcattctatgcagcctgccacatcattctatgcagcctgccacatcattctagtggcctgccacatcattctagtggcctgccacatcattctatgcagcctgccacatcattctagtggcctgccacatcattctagtggcctgccacatcattctagtggcctgccacatcattctatgcagcctgccacatcattctagtggcctgccacatcattctagtggcctgccacatcattctagtggcctgccacatcattctagtggcctgccacgtcattctagtggcctgccacgtcattctagtggcctgccacatcattctagtgacctgccacatcattctatgcagcctgccacatcattctagtggcctgccacatcattctagtggcctgccacatcattctagtggcctgccacatcattctagtggcctgccacatcattctagtggcctgccacatcattctatgcagcctgccacatcattctagtggcctgccacatcattctatgcagcctgccacgtcattctagtggcctgccacatcattctagtggcctgccacataattctagtggcctgccacatcattctagtggcctgccacatcattctatgcagcctgccacatcattctagtggcctgccacatcattctatgcagcctgccacatcattctagtggcctgccacatcattctagtggcctgccacatcattgtagtgacctgccacatcattctagtggcctgccacatcattctagtggcctgccacatcattgtagtggcctgccacgtcattctagtggcctgccacatcattctatgcagcctgccacatcattctagtggcctgccacatcattctagtggcctgccacatcattctagtggcctgccacatcattctagtggcctgccacatcattctagtggcctgccacgtcattctagtggcctgccacatcattctagtggcctgccacatcattctagtggcctgccacgtcattctagtggcctgccacgtcattctagtggcctgccacatcattctagtggcctgccacatcattctagtggcctgccacatcattctagtggcctgccacatcattctagtggcctgccacatcattctagtggcctgccacatcattctagtggcctgccacatcattctagtggcctgccacatcattctagtggcctgccacgtcattctagtggcctgccacgtcattctagtggcctgccacatcattctagtggcctgccacatcattctagtggcctgccacatcattctatgcagcctgccacgtcattctagtggcctgccacatcattctagtggcctgccacttcattctatgcagcctgccacgtcattctagtggcctgccacatcattctagtggcctgccacatcattctagtggcctgccacatcattctagtggcctgccacatcattctagtggcctgccacatcattctagtggcctgccacatcattctagtggcctgccacatcattctagtggcctgccacatcattctatgcagcctgccacgtcattctagtggcctgccacatcattctagtggcctgccacatcattctagtggcctgccacatcattctagtggcctgccacatcattctagtggcctgccacatcattctagtggcctgccacatcattctagtggcctgccacatcattctagtggcctgccacatcattctagtggcctgccacatcattctagtggcctgccacatcattcttgtggcctgccacatcattctagtggcctgccacgtcattctagtggcctgccacatcattctagcctgcctgccacatcattctatgcTCCCCGCCAATTTATTCTAtgcggcccgccacatcattctagcctgcctgccacatcattctagtggcctgccacgtcattctagtggcctgccacatcattctagtggcctgccacatcattctagtggcctgccacatcattctatgcagcctgccacatcattctagtggcctgccacttcattctatgcagcctgccacatcattctagtggcctgccacatcattctagtggcctgccacatcattctagtggcctgccacatcattctagtggcctgccacatcattctagtggcctgccacatcattctagtggcctgccacatcattctagtggcctgccacatcattctagtggcctgccacatcattctatgcagcctgccacatcattctagtggcctgccacatcattctagtggcctgccacatcattctagtggcctgccacatcattctagtggcctgccacatcattctagtggcctgccacatcattctagtggcctgccacatcattctagtggcctgccacatcattctagtggcctgccacatcattcttgtggcctgccacatcattctagtggcctgccacatcattctagtggcctgccacgtcattctagtggcctgccacgtcattcttgtggcctgccacatcattctagtggcctgccacatcattctagtggcctgccacatcattctagtggcctgccacatcattctagtggcctgccacatcattctagtggcctgccacatcattcttgtggcctgccacatcattctagtggcctgccacatcattctagtggcctgccacgtcattctagtggcctgccacatcattctagcctgcctgccacatcattctatgcTCCCCGCCAATTTATTCTAtgcggcccgccacatcattctagcctgcctgccacatcattctatgcTCCTTGACAATTCATTCCAagcggcccgccacatcattcttgaggcttgccacatcattctatgtggcccgcaaaagcctggaaaaaatgtgtttcaataaaatatatatgaggttgtttttttttaatagtttttttaataaatgcattaagaaaaaaaaatgtatattttaaacttcaatattatctgatcatgctaATTAAATGTTAAACTATATTGCTAAACTActtttgtgagataaaaacaaatatcTGCTGGCCACATTtatttatgatttcaaagcaagttatgcataaatgtaatatttaaatgcatatgtgtttatatgaatcatgattaatcacaggtttttGCCCGCCTGCATAATGTGAATACATTATTTTCAAAGCGGCCCTCTAAAAGCAGCCATCACTAGGAAGTGGCCCTCCATGAAAATGAGTGTGACAGCCCTGCTTTACGTCTTAAAATGCTGTCTTCCATCGGACTCAAAAGGGGCAGACAAACCTGTGCTTACCTGCCATATGTCTTATGGTCTTCCTGCAGTACTCCTCAGCCCGAGGGATGACCTTCAGGAGCTCACGGCCCCAAGTTCCAAGAGGTTTTCCCTGGATTGCGAAGGACGCAAAGAGTGCTGTTGCCAGGGAGCCCAGGAAGCCTGAAGGGAAGTAACACATTGTCTGTCATCTCCAACTCCATATTTGTCTAAAAATGTCCTGACTG encodes the following:
- the adprhl1 gene encoding inactive ADP-ribosyltransferase arh2 isoform X1, coding for MEKFKAGMVLGGVGDALGFRKGRWESCTSGRKIQEELESLGGLGALKLDPDQWPLSDATLMHMTTAQALITDYWSLEDLYRELVRLYVGAMVSLQGRTPDPTTVEGCVHLKPHNVLLAWHTPFNEKGSGFGAAAKAMCVGMRYWQPERLENLVEVSIETGRMIHNHPTGFLGSLATALFASFAIQGKPLGTWGRELLKVIPRAEEYCRKTIRHMAEYQENWFYFEAKWQFYLEERGLEKEGQNKPLVDNRYDADETDKTYKRWSSEGRAGRRGHDAPMIAYDALLIAGSDWAQLCRRAMFHGGAGEATGLIAGCLFGLLYGLNQVPSSLYQDLDKRERLEQLGEALYKAASAEKSIDK
- the adprhl1 gene encoding inactive ADP-ribosyltransferase arh2 isoform X2, with the protein product MHMTTAQALITDYWSLEDLYRELVRLYVGAMVSLQGRTPDPTTVEGCVHLKPHNVLLAWHTPFNEKGSGFGAAAKAMCVGMRYWQPERLENLVEVSIETGRMIHNHPTGFLGSLATALFASFAIQGKPLGTWGRELLKVIPRAEEYCRKTIRHMAEYQENWFYFEAKWQFYLEERGLEKEGQNKPLVDNRYDADETDKTYKRWSSEGRAGRRGHDAPMIAYDALLIAGSDWAQLCRRAMFHGGAGEATGLIAGCLFGLLYGLNQVPSSLYQDLDKRERLEQLGEALYKAASAEKSIDK